DNA sequence from the Synergistota bacterium genome:
ACGTACCAAAGCAACAGCGGAAGACTACTACTTAGGAAGCAGAGGCCTTGGTACCATTGTCTTATCCGGGACTTTAATAGCAACGTATGCGAGCCTATGGACTTTCTTAGGTGCTGTTGGAGGAAACTATAGAGCAGGATTATCGTTTGTTTCCATGATGCTCTTATGGAATTTAACATGGCCTTTAATGGTATGGTTTATAGGGACCAAAGTTTGGCTCCTTGGGAAAAAGTATGGCTACATAACATATTCAGAGCTTATAAATGATTATTATGAATCGAAATGGCTGGGCATAATAGCATCTATAATGGGAATCTTAGCTTTATTACCTTACATATCGGTTCAGCTTATGGGTGGGGGCATTGCCATAGAAACATTCACAAACGGAGCCATTTCATTTTCGACAGGGGTAACTATCACTTTCGTCTTCATGGTTCTTGTAATAGCAATGGCAGGCGTGAGATCCGTGGTATGGACAGACACATTTCAAGGAATCTTTTTCCTATCCGTTATGCTTGGAATAGCTTTATATGCAATGCATTTAGGAGGAGGATTTGAAGGCGTTTTTAGAAAGGTATCGCAGAATAATCCTGCTCTTCTCAAGCCAGGAAAAATAAAATTCGGCATGTGGATCGGCTTCGTTCTAACATGGGGGTTCGCAGTTCTTCTCCCCCATATGTTTCAAAGGCTAATGATGGCTAAAGATCCAAGAACAATAAGCAAGGTTACCATAGCCTCTTCCATATTAAGCGGGTGGGTGCAAACCATTCCTGTTTTTCTTCTCGGCATTGCATGTACTATCTTAATCCCAGGCATAAAAGGCAAGGCAACCGACTCTATAACCATATTATTCTCAGCAAA
Encoded proteins:
- a CDS encoding sodium:solute symporter family protein, whose amino-acid sequence is MSSIGWLIAVVGSYMAVVLAIGFIGYKRTKATAEDYYLGSRGLGTIVLSGTLIATYASLWTFLGAVGGNYRAGLSFVSMMLLWNLTWPLMVWFIGTKVWLLGKKYGYITYSELINDYYESKWLGIIASIMGILALLPYISVQLMGGGIAIETFTNGAISFSTGVTITFVFMVLVIAMAGVRSVVWTDTFQGIFFLSVMLGIALYAMHLGGGFEGVFRKVSQNNPALLKPGKIKFGMWIGFVLTWGFAVLLPHMFQRLMMAKDPRTISKVTIASSILSGWVQTIPVFLLGIACTILIPGIKGKATDSITILFSAKYLPPYIAALVVGGAFAAGTSTLNSQLLTTSSLVLRDLIQNPSRKKLSPTKETFYGRAIVLVLGLTVLFIALLRPGLIVPISTAGTAICISGYMYPLLGVLFWPRAGKISAYASMITSGTTSILTWLAWPFPLGIYNVLWGLMVGGIAFVVTTLLSPPPPKQRINRFHELIKYV